The region ATTTTGACCAAGTCGGAATCCTTCATTCTTTTACAAAAAACTATAACAAAACTTTTAGCATTATGTCCTAGGATTATCTAGTCGATTTTGTAAGTAATCTTCAATAAGAGACTAGTGTTTGTTTACCAAATTTCACAGCAAACACTTGGTCATATATTCCCTCTAAGCAGGACAAATGTGAAAGCAAGTGGCTGATCCTCAAAGTAGTCATCAACATATTACCAACCAGAGATGCATGGAAAGTGCTGGAGAATCCATGCTGGAAAATGGTACAACTTAAATATTAGTAGCGGTATATCACAAGTAGTATGAAAATGGTATAATAACAGTAAATGTACAAATATATTACCGTAAAGAGCATACAACTTTCTGGCATTTGTATGGTATTCAAAATAAAACCTTCATTAAATTCGAGTACAGGCAAACAAACAAGCGGCCTCCCAATTGTAATTATGAATCCGCTCGAAGTCAATGAAATGTCTAAGGTAAACCACATCGACATAATAAACATTTTTGTCCAAAAACAAGGATGTGTCAACCAAATACATGAGGTATGACCTCAATGCATATTTTCTATGATGCATAACATGTGCATCATCGCCATTTCCCTCCACATCCGTAACCATGTGGTTTATATATAACTCCTCCAAAAATAAAAATCTAGCATGACACTTTATGGTGTCTTCTAGCTCCTTTAGGGGCATCCTCTAGGTTAGCTCTCAAATAGGTCACTATCATCTGCAATGAAAGATGACAACATATCATGGTTAATAGTAGCATAATCGGTCATGCATAAATCTCATACATGGCTAATAGTTGCATGACATCATGAAACTATTGTTCCTCATGGTGCTACAACCTTGCAATCTTCCTACCATAGTTGATGCATTTTAAAATATCACAATACTGCAAAAAAACATCATCGTCAGATGTTTTAAATATTATAACACATGTATTTCAAAGAATAAATACAGATAAATTTTATATTTCCTTCTAACACGTGCCTAGAAACATGGTTTGCATACAAACACATTAGTGAAATGTCATGGGGTCATTCTCCAAATTCCTCAAGAAAGACATCAAGAATGGCAACATCAACTACAAGTGTATCAACATGGACTAATGGGGCATTCAAGGCAGCAACAAGTGACACTTTCCTATGGGAAGACGAAGCCAGACACCTGAACTACAAAAGTGGACACTTTCGCATCAAATAAACTAGAAGCAACTATTGGTCGCAAGGCTCAAGCTCTCTCCCTGTGAATAAATGCATGTTGGCACACTCTATCATACCTGAATCGTTCTTTGTTGTCTGCCATTTTACTTATAAATAAACCAGACAAAGCAGACAAAATAGTTAAAACACATATGAAAGACATTCAAAATCAAACAATGCAAACATAATACGAAGTGTACTTCCGTAATAgaaaataaaattcagaaaaaatacaaaaatgcaCTTATATATTTCCCTAAAACTCtaagaacgaaaaaatggcagaaaacgaaaaaaaaaaacaaaaatatcACAAAAATGCCTTAATAGACTACCTAACTATGAATGTAACATCTTATATAGTAATGTTCTTAAAGAACCTAATGTACCTATTTCGTAATGGATGAAGAGAAAAAAAAGCACTTGGATTGAAAATCTTACCAAAGATGTAGTTGAAGTTGAAACACTTGGATTGAATGGTTGATAAGTAATTCATAAACCACTTGGATTGAATGGAGTAGAAAAAAATACTTGGATTGGTAAAATACTTGGGGGTATTAAAGAAGCCTGAGAAATGATTGTGATTTGATATGTTTTCACTGGAAATGAGGAAGAGGGAATGTCTTATGCATATTTGACTCAAACCCCGTTCAAAGGtatattttcataatttttaCAGAAATGCATTTTCATACAGAAGAGGGTGTTGTTCATTTACGAATGGATTTAGTATGTAATGTGATGCATCCGAAAATGCATTTCCTAATTAAAGAGACATTTTTAATGTTTTCACAAGAGTGTGAGCAATGAACATCACTAAAACTGAGAAAAATAATTATCTTTTTTAGACAAGAGGGGTGTAGATGATGGGTTAATAATCCATTCCAACACCCTAAATAGATTAcaataaaatgagaaaagaataAAAGACTGAAAAAATATAAAATCTAACCCAATTAAAAAAGACAAAATTAAAAAGTAATAATACATGAAAAAATTTATCCCACACTCCATCATGAGTAGATACACATGCACCATAAATACAATTCAACAAACTCTTGCGCTAAACTACTTTAATCCTCTTTatcttttcttttaaaattaaCTTTTGGTCCCCTCAGTTTCAATTTTTCTTGAGATTAGGTCCAACATCCCACTTTGGAGGTAGACTTTGTTAATGTGGACAAGTTTAATATCCATATTTTATGAACAATTTTGTTGATGTATCATAATAAATTTGTCCTCTCAAACACTACCACATCAACAAAATTAACCCAAAATAGAGTGGAGgttaaaacaaagaaaaattaaaatcatAGGACCAATagattaatttttaaaaaatagaGATTATATAAAAAATACATTTAAGTCAAATATTTATTGGAAGATAATAGCCTAGTTTACCAAGAAAAAAGTAATTAAGATAAAAAAAATCAAGTAAAAAAGAAAATCTTATCTTTATACACAGTAGATTCCAAAATTACACAGTTCCATTGATTCCAAAATCTGATTTACTGAGAATTTATGGAAGTTAAAGTTCCACTTTGCTTTTAAATGAATATAAAACTCCTTacactttttttctttctttccaataTCTTATACCCCACTTTGCAAGATGGAGTGTCAGGCAATAGGACAAGACTTGTAAAACCATATTATGTTTTCTTTTTTAGGAAAGGTAGATTTGGCTATCTCCATTTCTATTAATCTTTTGTATGTGTGAATAATTCCATATCTTCCTAATCCCTTGTGAGAATAATTTTAGATCTATTGTTTCTGAATTTGGGCTAGAATCTTTATCTAACATTTAACTATTAGCCCTAATAGATGCCCATAACAATATTCTACAATTTTTTACTTTAATATTTTGATTTATTGTCTACATAAAAGTTTAAGAGGAAATCACCTCAATTATATGTGTGACTTTAGGTTAATCATTATTCCCTCCGTTTTTTATTAGAAGGCTTTTTATATTTTTCACAtgttttaaaaaattataataattatgATATGGAAAAGTGAAGAGTTCTATAAAATTATCTTTAATTAATTATATTGAACATATAAATTGATATAGTTGAAAAGAtagaataataaatatttaagagtataatatgaaaaataacattaatgatttATTGATATTATAAAATGACTTATATTGTGGTACATAATATTTTTCTAAAGcgaattataataaaaaacggagaTAGTATTTAAgtaaaatattttaaattatttgattattaatttctttttaattttctttttattAAAAATTTGGTATTCGAGGATTAGAGCCATTTTAAATTTTTTAGAGATCCTATGTAATAAGTCGAAATTAACTTTAATTAAGTCGTGAATTTTTGTAAGCCTTTAACCATGAAATATGTATATGAATGTTCTTTTTTCCGTAGCttaatcataaaaaaaatgaGATTTTGTGTCGCTCATACAACACATGAATTGTGTATACTTTGCAGGATTTGAACCtaagattttaaaaataacacACTCTCGTAACCCAATTCTTCACCAACATGTCAACCCTTATACGATTATGATTGATTGGCAACCTTACAAAAATTACTACATATAAGTTTAAATTGATTAAACATGCTCGAATTCGTCTAACAGTACTCGAATGAAATGATAGAATTTATGTCAATTTAATTAGAGATAGTTTGAATATGCATATGTGTTAAACGAATGATTAATCTCAATAGTTACGCACATAGATATTCGATTATCACACCAAAAAAAATATATGTTGGAATTTAAGTATGAGTCATAAATTCTCATCTAATAAAAAATTCAATAAATTCAATATAAAAGAATTGATTTATATAAACTAATTCCTTAATATTTTAGGTAGAAGGTAAGAAAGTTTAGTCTATTTCCGTTTCCACACTTTATGAATTTATCAACAAATCATATCATAGTAATGATTATAATCGATACAAAAACGATAGTGAAGTTCAAGTGTGGATTACCTTTAGTAATGCGAGTGACTGACACTTAAATCAAAGATAGATGAAATTCAAATATAAATGTTAAATCACACATTAATTAAAAATAGAGAATATATTAAATGCATCATCCTTTAAGATTTTAGATCAAgatattttcaaaaaaaaattagaGTCATGAACGTTTAGCTCATTGCTGATGTCGGGACTCCCAACAAATTCTATTACTTTAAATACTTGTGACTCAAATATTGGCTAGAATAATTTTGTTTTGCAAGACTATACTTGTGACTCATTCAAGCTAGGTTGCTTTATATTTTCTCTTATTCTTTCAAGGTCCATTTAAAATCATAAGAAAACAACAATGGGCAAAACAATTTTGTTTTATTAGCAAGGTTTTGTTGTTTTCATTGTTCTATACATCGATCATGTCAATTTGATTACTATTCAATACCTATCCCTTTTGAGGAATAACTATGAGCTTATTGCATGGTAGCATTTAGACAAATTAGATTCCAATCTTAATCTTGAAGCCTCAAAGAATATAAGAAGAGAATTTTATACCATTATGGCCCAGAATAATTCTTACCTTTCCAATTTCTGGCTCATGTTTTCTTCATTAATTCCACCATTCCATTTTTGTGTTTCTTAATAAAGATGAACCATTCATAGAGTTTCTTAAGGGTCAATTTTTGTGTGAATTTAGATGAATGAGAATAAGATTAATTATTTAGGAATGATTCAACAAAACCATAGACTAAATGGTGGTTTTAATTCTGAGCTAGGAAATTGTTCAAGTCAATATTTTGATATGAGAAATGCTTCAAATATTGGTCAACCATTTTCAATGGAGCAATCATCATCTACCACAATTATAAGCCGTTTTGAGTCACCAAATTCAGCTTTTTATGCAACAGAAATTTGCATGGGATTTCCAACTTATGATTTGGAATTTCCTTTGTATCAATGTCCAAGGGAAAATATTTTTCTTCATTCTTCAACAAACCAAACTAGTAATAGCTTTGATTTGTCAAACTTAAACCCTTTGCAAACACTGGTTAGATCATCTCAATTGAATAGTGATGATCAATGTTGTAGATCTCCTGAGAAATCCAATGGAAATTTTCAACATAATTTCTTCATTGATGACCCGACGTCGATTAGTATGAGTCCATTAATTCATTCTAATGGAAATCAGGATCATAAAGTAAGTACTATACTTTTTTCCATATTCATTCATTCATTGGTTTAAAGTTAATGAATTTTTCATACGTTATAGGTTTCATGTGATTCATATGATTTTTCGATTTCTCAGTTACATTTCTCTCATCAACAAGAGAAAGTTTCTCGAACAATGTCAACTGGAAATGTGTCAACAATTTCTGGAAACCCTTGCGGATCATCATCGGTCTCGAGTAAAACAAGAATAAGATGGAATCAAGATCTTCATGAGAAGTTTGTTGAGTGTGTGAATCGTCTTGGAGGCGCCGAGAGTAAGTAACTTAGTATGTTTACTTGTCATGTTTCATGTTTTCGTTTTCACTTCTTTATCTCTATTTAGTATCTGATTATGTTCTTGGAGGCTTGATTGTAGAGGCGACACCGAAAGCTATTTTAAGGTTGATGGAATTAGATGGGTTGACGATCTTTCATGTTAAAAGTCATCTGCAGAAATATAGAATTGCGAAATACATGCCAGAACCAACTCAGGGTAATTTTCTTAGCATAGTTACAATTTTGTTTCTCTATAAACTAAAGCCAAACCATCTTAAGTATTTGGAGGCTCTGAATAGATTAACCACCGTTCAACGATGCCAAAAAATTATAGGTCATATTTAACCATGTTTTATCAAGTGATAGACAAAGACTTTATAAAACTATATTTACTTACGGTTTAACAGGGATATATTTTAGGTCATCTATTTTGCATGCCCTTAAATACGACCCTAAGGTTAAGTACCATACATCTTATATACATCTTATATTGTTGATCAAAATTTGTTCTTGCAGGGAAATATGAGAAAAGAACTCATGTAGAGAATGCGCATCTTGATGTCAAATCGTAATGCTACTTCTTTTTCTTAAACGATTTTCGTGTTTAATGATTTTTATGATATAATCAACTATACATATGTTCAAAATTTACAGTGGCTTGCAAATAAGAGAGGCACTTCAACTTCAACTCGATGTTCAGAGGCGTCTTCACGAACAACTTGAGGTATATCCTTCATTTCTGTATTTTCTTCATTCTATTCTCTAACTTCAATTCTTCTCTTACTTTACTTTATGTTTCTAGATTCAGAGAAAATTACAGTTGCGAATCGAGGAACAAGGAAAGCAGCTGAAGATGATGTTTGACCAACAACAAAAGACAAATATCGGCCAATTGAATACTCAGAATTTGGATAATACATCAAATATTGATACACAAATTAGTCTTAAAGATATCGAGGTTTCGAGTTTTGAAGCTTCGGGAAATTCCTTATTCCCTTTAAAGATAAGTTAGGTCTTTCATGTGTTGATATCTCTATATTATAAGCCATTATTGTTGCAGCAATATAGTTTTCAAAGTAAACCACGCCATACAATTTTGTAATGGGAATAAAATGAGTCTTATTTTTATACAAGTCCAAACTCAGTAAATAAGTACATATGATATGATTGTTCTACTTTTGAATATACTCCTTGAATTTTATCTTTCGAATTTATCCAAATTATAATGCTTTCATGCATTGCAATAAACTTGTGCACTCGTGGATTTTAAACTCGGTGAGTTCTTCAATTGCTTAATGTATCGTCTAAATTGATCGTATTTGTCGTGCGTGGAACATACTCAATGTTTTACACAAGGTGATTGTGTTTGCATTATGGAACTGGTTATGGAGATTTATTAGTATAAGCAAGGTGTGCTATTGTTACTGATTTCTTCACAAGTTAGATTGTGATTTGGGAAGAATTTGATAACTTTCGGCCACCTCTGCAATGTAAGTGCATGGTTAAACGTACTTGTGATACAATTCACGATATGATGTTTTTATAAGGAAGATGATTATGTTTTACGCTTCGTTACTGGTTTGAGTCATAGTTCTGCTATGATACTGTTAGCACAAGTGAACAACCAAATACAATAGTCTTGGACAAACCCAAAAGTATTATCAGCAGGCCCAAGAGATTAGAAGATTATGTTTGAGCTGCTATCTATCAGTACAATTCATCCTGCTGTCAATTTAGATTTCTTCTAGATGATATTAGCTGTCATAGTCCTTACATGCCTAGAATTGTGGATCTGAAAAATTGTAATCAAGCCATACATTATGGTTATATAATGTATTGCAGTATCTTGAATGAAGGAGACAAGAAAATTATTATCACTCTTTTCTTTTATATTCTTTGGAGGATTTCCTTGTCCTACTAATTTCAAGGAAGAAAACCCTAACAACTTGGTGCTCTCATTTCACTACTCAACCTCCATGGCCCCAACAAATGCAGCTTTTGATGAACTTTCATCTAAAGTACATGACATTATCATACAAATTGCAGTCCTCACTACTACCACATCACCATCCTCACCTAAAACCATAATACCACAACACCACAAACAACTCTCACACCCCGTTTGAAGTTAGACGTACTGAAATTCGACGACACCGATGCTATTGGATGGATCTTTAAAATTTCACAGTTTTTCACATACCGTCAAACGCCTGAAGCCAACAGACTCACCGTAGCATCCTTTTATATGGATGGCCCAACCCTTAGTTGGTATCAATGGATGTACAACAATGGTTTAATCACCAATTGGGTCGGATTTTTACAAGCTTTAGAAACACGCCTTGCTTCGTCATCCTATGATGACCCTTCAAGTGCCTTCTTCAAGCTTGTACAACTCTCTTCTGTCAACCAATACCTCAATGATTTCGAACATTTAGCCAACTGTATTGTCGGACTCCCACAACAATTACTCCTCGACTGCTTCATCTTTGGACTCTCATCCGAGATTCGCATAGAGGTTTAAAGCCCTTCGACCATTCTCATTAACCCAAGCAACAACATTAACGAAACTCTAAGAGGACAAAATTGAAGAACTCTGCCGCTCATTCAAACCTAGAAATATGTTCACAAATGCTTCAGCCTCGAACCATACACCACTACAAACCATACCACCTCTACCTCCATTATTGCCCTCACCTACCTCCAATCGAACCAATTTCAGAAAACTATCTCCGTAAGAAATGACTTCACGTAGAGAAAAGGGTTTATGCTATAACTACGATGAAACCTTTACCCCTTAACACAAGTGTAAAGGACGCTTATTTCTCCTTATCACAGAAAACCCGCCTGATCCAAACTCAAAGATCCTAAACATCACCCCTGACTCCTTCGATTTCGACACCATCAACCCTCAGAGAGAAACACGCCTTCGCGGACGCATTTTAAACCACCCAGTCACAATGCTCATTGATGGAGGTAGCACTCACAATTTCATCTAAGATTGTATAACACAATTTTTAGAGCTCCCTTTTATGCCTACTTCCAACCTCAAATTTATGGTTGGTAATGTTGCCAACTTAGATTGTAATGGTATTTGCGCCGCTATCCCTTTATCACTATAGTCAGAACCTTTTGTAGTCTACTTTTATGTTCTCCCTTTTTGTGGAGCTGACATTGTTCTAGGGGGCCCATCGCTCCAATCTATTGGGTCGGTTCTAATGGACTATACAAACCTAAGCCTCTCTTTTACACACCACAACAAAAATGTTACACTCACAGCTAAACCTTAAGGCCAACTATCTTCGGCTTCGGCCCACCAAGTCAAAAGACTGCTCTAAACCCACTCTACAACAGAATTTTTCCAAATCCAAATTCTCCCACCTAGCCCAAACCCACAACCTGAATTGACACGACAACACGCTATACCTGAATTTCAGTCTCTCCTTCTCCGTTTCCCAACCCTCTTCCACTCACCATCATAACTTCCACATCCTAGACACATTGACCACCACATTAACCTTCATTCCAACTTAAAACCATTAAACACTCGCCCATATAGTTATCCCTGTTTCCAAAAAAAATGAGATCGAATTTCAAATCCAAAACATGCTTGACAACAAACTTATCCAAGACAGTCAAATTCCTTTCTCTTCACAAGTTTTACTAGTCGAAAAACAAAGACGGAGAATGGCGTCTATGTGTAGATACAGAGCTTTCAATAACATCACCATAAGAGACCGATTTCCCATGGCCACCATCGATGAATTACTTGACGAACTAGGCCACACAACTTGGTTTTCCAAACTTGACCTTCGACAAGGATTCCACCAAATTTGTATGCACCCATATGACATCCCCAAAGTAGCATTCCATACCCACCATGGACACTATGAGTTATGTTTCATGTCATTCCGCCTCTGTAACACACCTTCTACATTCCAAGTTGCGATGAACAAACTACTTCAACCTTTTCTCCATAAATTCGTCATTGTGTTCTTTGACGACATCCTTGTCTATAACGTTTCCCTCGAGGATCATATCCAACACCTTGATTGTGTCTTCACCATTCTATTACAAGAGGAGTACTTCTTAAAATAGTCAAACTGTGCCTTAGCTGAACGAAGATTATATTATCTTGGTCACGTAGTTTCTGCATCAAACTTTAACCTTGAACCTTTCAAGATTCACGCCATACTCGATTGTCCAATACCATCAAACATCACTGCCTTGCGGGGATTCTTGGGTCTTACCGGGTTTTACCGAAAATTCATTAAAGATTACGCATCCATTGCATCACCGTTCACCTTACTCCCTTGTAAGGATGCGTTTCAATGGAATCCATAAGCTACCATTGCTTCCAATGCACTCAATCTAGCCATAACAAATGCACCCACATTAACAATCCATGATTTTACCAAACCATTTTTTCTCGAACCGACGCATCAGGGATAGCCATGGGCGCCATTTTGATGCAGAACTCACACCCTATAGCATTATTCAGTAAACCATTTCCCCTTAAGCTCCAAGGATCTTCTACTTACATCAGGGAACTTCATGCCATTACCATTGTAGTTAAGAAATGGAGGCAATACCTTCTAGGCCATAAATTCACCATTTTCACTGACCACCAAAGCCTCAAAGAGTTGCTTACACAAGTTATCCAAACACCTGGGCAACAAACCTACCTAGCCAAACTTATGGGATACAATTACACAATCTCATACAAACCCGGCAAAACCAATGTTGTTGCTGATGCTCTCTCTTGCCTTTCAGACTGAATCTCAAGTAcacatctctctctctctctctctctctctctctctctctctctctctctctctctctctctctctctctctctctctctctctctctctctctctctctctctcgctctctctctctctctctctctctctctctctctctctctctctctctctctctctctctctatctctatctctatatatatatatatatatgtctctatatatatatatagatatatattatatatatatatatatatatatatatatatatatatatatatatatatattaatatatatatatatattatatatatatatatatatatatatatatatatatatatatatatatatatatatatatatatatatatatatatatatatatatatatatatatatatatatatatatatatataatatatatgCCTCATTTTAGTTTCTTAGAGTAACTCAAACTAGAATTGGGCTGCTAGCACCCAATTCACCACCATGTACAACCAAATATCTCAACAACCTTCCATGTTCCCAAAATACAAAATACACCAAGGTCTCATCATTTACGATAACCACATATGGATAAGTCCCTCTAATCCTTTTTGCAATACCCTGCttactgtaacacccttctaaaataccccaacaatgaattaaaataacaaaacataaatcagagtaaatatgcagttcaagggtgtcacacctgacacttcacaccattttccaaaatatcctgtcatgctcatttatttaatcaaaataaaacatttgcataattcgcagcggataaaatctgacaacaatgcaaaacatgtaacacattacatgtaaacttgttcaacaatcaacaatgaaaacaagtaaaacatcccgtcccgatgttacatctaccagagcatgacccactaaggaactacactagactccaaggactagcttctactcaatcactgctcgttacctgaaacatagttgtaagggtgagttcctcaatcgatataataagcattatgaaatatcatgtaatgctaagtaaattaacacatctcatcaccctaatcagatcacacattcagcaacagcaacatcaactcAATATCATAATCATACTTAACACACCACACAACAtacgtataatattggaatacatccattcatattatacgccatacatacattatgcaatgagacccatgcatgcggtaccgactattcgtgaacatatagttcaacctcaccgatcaaatccagatacggctaccaagctcactagtcccactcatttgagacctagtgactcactcactaattcctcaccatgggaattagctaccaccccaagggctatgctatgcacgctaagcacctagcatgcaaacatcaacaacaatccaaaataattcactcactaattcctcaccatgggaattagctaccaccataaaggccacaatatgcaagctaaatcacttagtcatgcaacatcaacaacaatccaaaatggacatatgctcacactctaagccataaaacagtccattccacataatacatacattcacagcattatgcatacaatcatacatcatcagca is a window of Lathyrus oleraceus cultivar Zhongwan6 chromosome 6, CAAS_Psat_ZW6_1.0, whole genome shotgun sequence DNA encoding:
- the LOC127092497 gene encoding myb family transcription factor PHL5 isoform X2; amino-acid sequence: MNENKINYLGMIQQNHRLNGGFNSELGNCSSQYFDMRNASNIGQPFSMEQSSSTTIISRFESPNSAFYATEICMGFPTYDLEFPLYQCPRENIFLHSSTNQTSNSFDLSNLNPLQTLVRSSQLNSDDQCCRSPEKSNGNFQHNFFIDDPTSISMSPLIHSNGNQDHKLHFSHQQEKVSRTMSTGNVSTISGNPCGSSSVSSKTRIRWNQDLHEKFVECVNRLGGAEKATPKAILRLMELDGLTIFHVKSHLQKYRIAKYMPEPTQGKYEKRTHVENAHLDVKSGLQIREALQLQLDVQRRLHEQLEIQRKLQLRIEEQGKQLKMMFDQQQKTNIGQLNTQNLDNTSNIDTQISLKDIEVSSFEASGNSLFPLKIS
- the LOC127092497 gene encoding myb family transcription factor PHL5 isoform X1; its protein translation is MNENKINYLGMIQQNHRLNGGFNSELGNCSSQYFDMRNASNIGQPFSMEQSSSTTIISRFESPNSAFYATEICMGFPTYDLEFPLYQCPRENIFLHSSTNQTSNSFDLSNLNPLQTLVRSSQLNSDDQCCRSPEKSNGNFQHNFFIDDPTSISMSPLIHSNGNQDHKLHFSHQQEKVSRTMSTGNVSTISGNPCGSSSVSSKTRIRWNQDLHEKFVECVNRLGGAESLIVEATPKAILRLMELDGLTIFHVKSHLQKYRIAKYMPEPTQGKYEKRTHVENAHLDVKSGLQIREALQLQLDVQRRLHEQLEIQRKLQLRIEEQGKQLKMMFDQQQKTNIGQLNTQNLDNTSNIDTQISLKDIEVSSFEASGNSLFPLKIS